A portion of the Salmo trutta chromosome 1, fSalTru1.1, whole genome shotgun sequence genome contains these proteins:
- the LOC115193517 gene encoding gap junction alpha-1 protein, whose amino-acid sequence MGDWSALGRLLDKVQAYSTAGGKVWLSVLFIFRILVLGTAVESAWGDEQSAFKCNTQQPGCENVCYDKSFPISHVRFWVLQIIFVSTPTLLYLAHVFYLLRIEQKINRKEEGLKTIQNDGGDVDVPLKKIELKKLKHGLEEHGKVKMKGALLRTYIVSIFFKSIFEVGFLVIQWYIYGFSLAAVYTCERSPCPHRVDCFLSRPTEKTVFIIFMLVVSLVSLVLNVIELFYVTFKRIKDRVKGKQPPVHYPGTGTLSPTPKDLSTTKYAYYNGCSSPTAPLSPMSPPGYKLATGERTNSVRNYNKQANEQNWANYSTEQNRLGHNGSTISNSHAQAFDFPDDTQESKKMTPGHELQPLALMDPRPCSRASSRMSSRPRPDDLDV is encoded by the coding sequence ATGGGTGACTGGAGTGCTTTGGGGAGGCTACTGGACAAGGTTCAGGCTTACTCCACGGCTGGAGGGAAGGTGTGGCTCTCTGTCCTCTTCATCTTCAGAATCCTGGTGCTGGGGACGGCTGTGGAGTCTGCCTGGGGGGACGAGCAGTCCGCCTTCAAGTGCAACACCCAGCAACCTGGTTGTGAGAACGTGTGCTACGACAAATCCTTTCCTATATCACATGTAAGGTTCTGGGTGTTACAGATTATCTTTGTCTCGACGCCGACTCTTCTCTACCTTGCCCATGTGTTCTACCTGTTGAGAATAGAGCAGAAGATTAACCGCAAAGAAGAAGGGCTGAAAACCATCCAGAACGACGGAGGCGACGTGGACGTACCTCTGAAGAAGATTGAGTTAAAAAAGCTCAAGCATGGGCTGGAGGAGCATGGGAAGGTTAAGATGAAGGGAGCCCTCTTGAGAACCTACATTGTCAGCATTTTCTTTAAGTCCATCTTTGAGGTGGGCTTCCTGGTCATACAGTGGTACATTTACGGCTTCAGCTTGGCCGCTGTCTACACCTGTGAGAGGTCCCCCTGTCCTCACAGAGTGGACTGTTTCCTCTCCAGACCCACTGAGAAAACCGTCTTCATCATCTTCATGCTGGtagtctctctggtctccctggTTCTGAATGTCATTGAGCTCTTCTACGTGACGTTCAAGAGGATCAAAGACCGCGTGAAGGGGAAACAACCGCCCGTCCACTACCCTGGCACTGGGACATTAAGCCCCACTCCCAAGGATCTGTCCACCACTAAGTATGCCTACTATAATGGCTGTTCCTCTCCCACTGCCCCCCTGTCACCCATGTCACCCCCGGGGTACAAGCTGGCCACTGGGGAGAGAACCAACTCCGTTCGCAACTACAACAAGCAAGCCAACGAGCAAAACTGGGCCAACTACAGCACAGAGCAGAACCGCCTGGGCCATAATGGCAGCACCATCTCCAACTCCCATGCACAGGCCTTTGACTTCCCTGACGACACCCAGGAGAGTAAGAAAATGACCCCAGGGCACGAGCTGCAGCCGTTGGCCCTGATGGACCCCAGGCCTTGCAGTCGAGCCAGCAGTCGCATGAGCAGTCGGCCAAGGCCAGACGATCTAGATGTCTAG